One Sphingomonas sabuli genomic region harbors:
- a CDS encoding ComEC/Rec2 family competence protein: MVAFGGGIASWFALDSPAQWGALIAICAALALVGFVFGPGRAGRAAGWIGLAAALGCALVWVRSTYVAAPRLDRPVIATFTARVERVEPLAAKDDVRLTVAPADTLLPPRVRVSMKAEDAPDGLVSGAMIRTRARLAPPPPMALPGTYDFARDAWFRQIGGVGRAFGGVEIIRPGSAGGLEQVRNRLGSHIRERLPGASGGIATALATGDQNAVGKQDAEAMRRSGLTHLLSVSGLHIAAVVGAAMLLTLRLLALSERLALRGNIVLIAAGVGAVAGVGYTLLTGAQVPTVRSCIVALLVLAGIALGRDALSLRLLSVAALAIMLVKPESVAGASFQLSFAAVASIIALHSTPWARRTFMRRDEGVFARFGRAVLAMLATGLAVEFALIPFALFHFHKAGLYGIAANLVAIPLTTFVIMPLEAAALLLDSVGLGAPLWWLTGAAVDLLLWLARTVGGASGAVATLAAMPGWAFVLIILGGLWLALWTSRVRLLGLVPVGLGAIAAVTAPVPDMLVTGDGKHLAILGRDGVPRILRNRTGEFMRDVFAESSGYDGDPLVLEAAGFANCSRDSCVARVVRDGRSWQVLATRSSDWLEWPTMIAACARADIVVSDRRLPRGCQPKWLKLDRYSLARSGGVALYLGHRPRVDSVAARVGRHPWANRPETAKFRAR, encoded by the coding sequence CGGCGCCGCGGCTCGACCGGCCGGTCATCGCCACCTTCACCGCGCGCGTCGAACGGGTCGAACCGCTTGCGGCCAAGGACGACGTCCGCCTGACCGTCGCGCCGGCCGACACGCTTCTCCCGCCGCGCGTGCGCGTGTCGATGAAGGCGGAAGACGCGCCGGACGGCCTCGTTTCCGGGGCCATGATCCGCACGCGGGCGCGCCTCGCGCCGCCGCCGCCCATGGCGCTGCCCGGAACCTACGATTTCGCGCGCGACGCCTGGTTTCGCCAGATCGGCGGGGTCGGCCGGGCGTTCGGCGGGGTCGAAATCATCAGGCCGGGCAGCGCGGGGGGCCTCGAACAGGTGCGCAACCGGCTGGGCAGCCACATCCGCGAACGCCTGCCCGGCGCGTCCGGCGGAATCGCCACCGCTTTGGCCACCGGCGACCAGAATGCGGTCGGCAAGCAGGATGCCGAAGCCATGCGCCGCAGCGGGCTGACTCACCTGCTCAGCGTTAGCGGGCTGCACATCGCCGCGGTGGTGGGCGCGGCCATGCTGCTGACCCTGCGCCTGCTCGCCCTGTCGGAACGGCTCGCCCTACGCGGCAACATCGTCCTGATCGCCGCGGGCGTTGGGGCCGTCGCGGGGGTCGGCTACACCCTGCTTACCGGTGCGCAGGTGCCGACGGTGCGCAGCTGCATCGTCGCCTTGCTGGTGCTGGCGGGGATCGCGCTCGGCCGCGACGCACTGAGCCTGCGATTGCTCAGCGTCGCCGCGCTGGCGATCATGCTGGTGAAGCCGGAAAGCGTCGCCGGGGCCAGTTTCCAGCTCAGCTTCGCCGCCGTCGCGTCGATCATCGCCTTGCATTCGACGCCTTGGGCGCGGCGGACGTTCATGCGCCGCGACGAAGGGGTGTTCGCCCGGTTCGGACGGGCGGTACTGGCCATGCTGGCGACTGGCCTCGCCGTCGAATTCGCGCTGATCCCGTTCGCGCTCTTTCATTTTCACAAGGCCGGTCTGTACGGGATCGCCGCCAACCTCGTCGCCATCCCGCTGACCACGTTCGTGATCATGCCGCTGGAAGCCGCCGCCCTGCTCCTCGACAGCGTCGGGCTCGGCGCGCCCTTGTGGTGGCTGACCGGTGCTGCGGTCGACCTGCTGCTGTGGCTGGCGCGGACCGTCGGCGGCGCCAGCGGCGCGGTGGCCACGCTTGCCGCCATGCCCGGCTGGGCGTTCGTCCTGATCATCCTTGGCGGGCTGTGGCTGGCGCTATGGACCAGCCGCGTGCGGCTGCTTGGCCTGGTGCCGGTCGGGCTCGGCGCGATTGCCGCCGTAACGGCGCCCGTTCCGGACATGCTCGTTACCGGCGATGGCAAGCATCTCGCTATCCTCGGCCGCGACGGTGTCCCGCGCATCCTGCGCAACCGCACCGGCGAATTCATGCGCGACGTCTTCGCCGAAAGCTCCGGCTACGACGGCGACCCGCTGGTGCTGGAAGCCGCCGGCTTCGCCAATTGCTCGCGCGACTCGTGCGTGGCGCGGGTCGTCCGCGACGGCCGCAGCTGGCAGGTCCTGGCGACCCGCTCGTCCGATTGGCTCGAATGGCCGACGATGATCGCCGCCTGCGCCCGGGCCGATATCGTCGTGTCCGACCGGCGCCTGCCGCGCGGCTGTCAGCCCAAATGGTTGAAACTCGACCGCTATTCGCTCGCCCGCAGCGGCGGCGTGGCGCTGTACCTCGGCCATCGTCCGCGCGTCGACAGCGTCGCCGCGCGGGTTGGACGGCACCCGTGGGCGAATCGCCCGGAAACTGCTAAATTCCGCGCGCGGTGA
- the lexA gene encoding transcriptional repressor LexA: MLTAKQRELLLFIKERLGETGVSPSFDEMREALELKSKSGVHRLISALEERGFIRRLPNRARALEVVKLPEASAPPAMVAKPVVPTAANDSIEIPLHGRIAAGTPIEALQGTEGFAVPAALLGPGEHYALEVSGDSMIEEGILDGDFALIRKVDTARDGEIVVALIDNEEATLKTYRREGRTIRLDPANTRYEAQRYDEGRVQIQGRLAGLIRRY; this comes from the coding sequence ATGCTAACGGCGAAACAGCGCGAGCTCCTTCTCTTCATCAAGGAACGGCTTGGTGAGACCGGCGTCAGCCCGAGCTTCGACGAAATGCGCGAGGCGCTCGAACTCAAGTCGAAGTCCGGCGTGCACCGCCTGATCTCGGCGCTTGAGGAGCGCGGCTTTATCCGCCGCCTGCCCAACCGGGCGCGCGCGCTGGAAGTGGTCAAGCTGCCCGAGGCCAGCGCGCCGCCGGCGATGGTCGCGAAACCCGTCGTTCCCACCGCCGCCAACGACAGTATCGAGATCCCGCTGCACGGGCGCATCGCAGCCGGCACGCCGATCGAGGCGCTGCAGGGCACCGAAGGCTTTGCCGTTCCCGCCGCCCTGCTCGGCCCGGGCGAGCATTATGCGCTGGAGGTTTCCGGCGATTCGATGATCGAGGAAGGCATTCTCGACGGCGACTTTGCGCTGATCCGCAAGGTCGACACTGCCCGCGACGGGGAAATCGTCGTGGCGCTGATCGACAATGAAGAAGCGACGCTGAAGACTTATCGCCGCGAAGGCCGCACCATCCGGCTGGACCCGGCCAACACCCGGTACGAGGCGCAGCGTTACGACGAGGGGCGGGTGCAGATCCAGGGCCGGCTGGCTGGGTTGATCCGCCGCTACTGA
- a CDS encoding peptidylprolyl isomerase produces the protein MFKTFRRMSKSSIGTVIIVLVGLMILAGFAIGDLQGLGGGARLNSTTLAKVGSLELTDQDASSAMQRRLAQVREQNPEATYATIAADFDPLMANLIDERSLRAFAEQQGFVISKRLVDAEIAQLPGVRGLNGQVSQDSYNAFLARQRMTDAELRTLVTASLLERLLVTPAASSPQISVGVATPYASMLLEQREGQVAFVPLSLFAAGLNPTDAQLQQYYQSVRSRYMVPEQRVLKIAEIGPDQVNVAATPQEIEAYYKSRQADYAARDIRSLSQAVVPDQKVAAGIAQRARAGQAFAQAAAPAGLGADDVALGDQTRADFADVAGDAVAAQAFSAQQGAIIGPVQSSLGWHVIKVDSVKTQSGKTLAQARDEIAAAISKEKQQSALGTLVDRVQDAIDDGANFDQAAKAANLTVVTTPLVTATGASRTDAAYKLPETLVPALKSGFELAPTDDPVIEQLGDDGRFALVAPAQVVSAAPAPLASIRDQVRRDWITKTASDQAMALAKSIGAKASGKTSLADAVKASGRQLPPIGPMRARRIQLTQGGEQVPAPLRALFSTASGKTQVGALQEAPGFFIVKVDKIIPGNALNQPGLISSVQKEFQQPLAQEYGDQFLAAVRESVKVRRNEEAIAAAKKRITSGE, from the coding sequence ATGTTCAAGACCTTCCGCCGCATGTCCAAGTCGTCCATCGGGACGGTGATCATCGTCCTCGTGGGGCTGATGATCCTGGCCGGCTTCGCGATCGGGGACCTGCAGGGACTAGGCGGCGGCGCCCGGCTCAACAGCACGACGCTGGCCAAGGTCGGATCGCTGGAGCTGACCGACCAGGACGCCAGCAGCGCGATGCAGCGGCGGCTGGCGCAGGTGCGCGAACAGAACCCGGAAGCGACCTATGCGACCATCGCCGCGGACTTCGACCCGCTCATGGCCAACCTGATCGACGAACGTTCGCTGCGCGCCTTTGCCGAGCAGCAGGGGTTTGTCATTTCCAAGCGGCTGGTCGATGCCGAGATCGCCCAGCTGCCCGGCGTCCGCGGCCTGAACGGCCAGGTGTCGCAAGACAGCTATAACGCCTTCCTGGCGCGGCAGCGGATGACCGATGCCGAGCTTCGCACTTTGGTCACCGCCTCGCTGCTGGAACGGCTGCTGGTGACCCCGGCCGCGAGCAGCCCGCAGATTTCGGTGGGCGTGGCGACGCCTTATGCCTCGATGCTGCTGGAACAGCGCGAAGGCCAGGTGGCATTCGTCCCGCTGTCGCTGTTTGCCGCCGGGCTGAACCCGACGGATGCGCAGCTGCAGCAATATTACCAGTCGGTACGCAGCCGTTACATGGTGCCCGAACAGCGCGTGCTGAAGATCGCCGAGATCGGGCCGGACCAGGTCAACGTCGCGGCCACGCCGCAGGAAATCGAAGCCTATTACAAGTCCCGCCAGGCCGACTATGCCGCGAGGGACATCCGCTCGCTCAGCCAGGCGGTGGTCCCCGATCAGAAGGTCGCCGCCGGCATCGCCCAGCGCGCCCGCGCCGGCCAGGCATTCGCGCAGGCCGCGGCACCCGCCGGCCTTGGCGCGGACGATGTCGCGCTGGGCGACCAGACCCGCGCCGACTTTGCGGATGTCGCCGGTGACGCGGTCGCAGCGCAGGCCTTTTCCGCCCAGCAGGGCGCGATCATCGGCCCGGTCCAGTCGAGCCTTGGCTGGCACGTGATCAAGGTCGATTCGGTCAAGACTCAAAGCGGCAAGACGCTGGCCCAGGCGCGCGACGAAATCGCCGCCGCGATCAGCAAGGAAAAGCAGCAGTCCGCGCTCGGCACGCTGGTCGACCGGGTGCAGGACGCGATCGACGACGGCGCCAATTTCGACCAGGCCGCGAAGGCCGCCAACCTGACGGTGGTGACGACGCCGCTGGTGACCGCGACCGGCGCAAGCCGCACCGACGCCGCGTACAAGTTGCCCGAAACGTTGGTCCCGGCGCTGAAATCCGGCTTCGAGCTGGCGCCGACCGACGATCCGGTGATCGAGCAATTGGGCGACGACGGGCGCTTCGCCCTCGTCGCGCCGGCGCAAGTGGTGTCGGCCGCTCCGGCCCCGCTGGCGTCGATCCGCGATCAGGTGCGCCGCGACTGGATCACCAAGACCGCGTCCGACCAGGCGATGGCACTGGCCAAGTCGATCGGCGCCAAGGCGTCGGGCAAGACCTCGCTTGCCGATGCGGTGAAAGCGTCGGGCCGCCAGCTTCCGCCGATCGGGCCGATGCGCGCGCGCCGGATCCAGCTGACCCAGGGCGGCGAGCAGGTCCCGGCCCCGCTGCGCGCCTTGTTCAGCACCGCGTCGGGCAAGACGCAGGTCGGGGCGCTGCAGGAGGCGCCGGGCTTCTTCATCGTCAAGGTCGACAAGATCATTCCCGGCAACGCGCTCAACCAGCCCGGCCTGATCAGTTCCGTGCAGAAGGAATTCCAGCAGCCGTTGGCACAGGAATATGGCGACCAGTTCTTGGCCGCCGTGCGCGAAAGCGTGAAGGTGCGCCGCAATGAGGAGGCGATTGCCGCGGCCAAGAAGCGGATCACCAGCGGGGAATAG
- a CDS encoding GNAT family N-acetyltransferase translates to MSAAVTYRDARPDDAAALSALFGRSFTETFGHLYQPGDLAAFLAEQSPDRWADQLADPDFAVRIAAAGSEAVGLIKLGPLKLPVDNARDALELRQLYVDRSFHGEGVAAALMDWLAEEAGRRGARELYLSVYADNHRARRFYARYGFEYVGPTVFIVGDHVDEDVILRRAL, encoded by the coding sequence GTGAGCGCGGCCGTCACGTATCGCGATGCCCGCCCGGACGACGCGGCGGCATTGTCCGCCCTGTTCGGCCGCAGCTTTACCGAGACATTCGGCCACCTTTATCAGCCCGGCGACCTGGCCGCTTTCCTGGCCGAACAATCGCCTGACCGTTGGGCCGACCAGCTCGCCGACCCTGACTTTGCCGTCCGCATCGCGGCGGCGGGCAGTGAAGCGGTCGGCCTGATCAAGCTCGGCCCGCTCAAGCTTCCGGTCGACAATGCGCGCGACGCGCTGGAACTGCGCCAGCTCTACGTCGACCGATCCTTCCACGGCGAAGGCGTCGCCGCGGCGCTGATGGACTGGCTGGCGGAAGAAGCCGGTCGGCGCGGCGCGCGCGAACTGTACCTCTCGGTTTACGCCGACAACCATCGCGCCCGGCGCTTCTACGCGCGCTACGGCTTCGAATATGTCGGGCCGACCGTGTTCATCGTCGGCGACCATGTGGACGAAGACGTGATCCTGCGCCGCGCGCTCTAG
- a CDS encoding DUF4242 domain-containing protein → MPQYVIEREMPGVGGLGADELKGASQTSCSVLRDLGPDIQWVQSYVTDNKIYCIYRAPDEAIIREHAERGGFPANAISEVRSVIDPTTAE, encoded by the coding sequence ATGCCGCAATATGTGATCGAACGGGAAATGCCCGGCGTGGGCGGACTCGGCGCCGACGAGCTCAAGGGCGCATCGCAAACCAGTTGCAGCGTCCTTCGCGACCTTGGTCCCGATATCCAGTGGGTGCAAAGCTACGTCACCGACAACAAGATCTATTGCATCTACCGCGCGCCCGACGAGGCGATCATTCGCGAACATGCGGAACGGGGCGGCTTTCCCGCCAACGCGATCAGCGAAGTGCGGTCGGTAATCGATCCGACGACCGCCGAATAA
- a CDS encoding CTP synthase, whose product MARFIFVTGGVVSSLGKGLLSASLGALLQARGYKVRIRKFDPYLNVDPGTMSPYQHGEVYVTDDGAETDLDLGHYERFTGVSARQSDNVTSGRIYRDIIARERRGDYLGATVQVIPHVTNAIKEFALSDIDGLDFVICEIGGTVGDIESLPFVEALRQLRNDLGRDQTVSVHTTLVPWISAAGELKTKPTQHSVREIASLGVQPDVLLCRCEKPLPDSDREKIALFCNVPKSAVIPALDARSIYDVPLQYHGEGLDDEVLRAFRIADAPAPDLTRWTEIMDRLDNYEGEVTIGVVGKYVGLPDAYKSLSEALVHGGIANRTRVKIRWLDAEMFESDESELAAQLEPMHAILVPGGFGDRGSEGKIAAVKFAREREIPFFGICLGMQMACIEGAREAGVDGASSTEFGETTEPVIGLITEWMSEAGLQERAADGDMGGTMRLGAYEAELGGNSRAASIYGASRIVERHRHRYEVNTHYLPTLEEGGLVFSGMSPDGRLPEVVERPDHPWFIGVQFHPELKSRPFDPHPLFASFIEAAVNQSRLV is encoded by the coding sequence ATGGCGCGGTTCATTTTTGTCACCGGCGGCGTGGTCTCATCGCTCGGCAAGGGTCTGCTCTCGGCATCGCTGGGGGCATTGCTGCAGGCGCGCGGCTACAAGGTGCGAATCCGCAAGTTCGACCCCTATCTGAACGTCGATCCGGGCACGATGAGCCCCTATCAGCACGGCGAGGTCTACGTCACCGACGACGGGGCGGAAACCGACCTCGACCTTGGCCATTACGAACGCTTCACCGGCGTTTCGGCGCGCCAGTCGGACAACGTCACCTCGGGCCGCATCTATCGCGACATCATCGCCCGCGAACGGCGCGGCGATTATCTTGGCGCGACCGTGCAGGTGATCCCGCACGTCACCAACGCGATCAAGGAATTCGCCTTGTCGGACATCGACGGCCTCGATTTCGTGATTTGCGAAATCGGCGGCACCGTGGGCGACATCGAAAGCCTGCCGTTCGTCGAGGCGCTGCGCCAGCTGCGCAACGACCTTGGCCGCGACCAGACGGTCAGCGTCCACACGACGCTCGTCCCGTGGATCAGCGCCGCGGGCGAGCTCAAGACCAAGCCGACCCAGCATAGCGTCCGCGAAATCGCCAGCCTCGGCGTCCAGCCGGACGTCCTCCTGTGCCGCTGCGAAAAGCCGCTGCCGGATTCCGATCGCGAAAAGATCGCGCTGTTCTGCAACGTGCCCAAGTCGGCGGTCATTCCCGCGCTCGACGCGCGGTCGATCTACGACGTGCCGCTGCAATATCATGGCGAAGGGCTGGACGACGAGGTGCTGCGCGCTTTCCGCATCGCCGACGCCCCCGCGCCCGACCTTACCCGCTGGACCGAAATCATGGACCGGCTCGACAATTACGAAGGCGAAGTGACGATCGGCGTGGTCGGCAAATATGTCGGCCTTCCGGATGCCTATAAAAGCCTCAGCGAAGCGCTGGTCCACGGCGGCATCGCCAACCGCACCCGGGTCAAGATCCGCTGGCTCGACGCGGAAATGTTCGAAAGCGACGAAAGCGAACTGGCCGCCCAGCTTGAACCGATGCACGCGATCCTCGTCCCCGGCGGCTTCGGCGACCGCGGCAGCGAAGGCAAGATCGCCGCGGTGAAGTTCGCCCGGGAACGCGAAATCCCCTTCTTCGGCATTTGCCTCGGTATGCAGATGGCCTGCATCGAAGGCGCCCGCGAAGCGGGTGTCGACGGCGCCTCGAGCACCGAGTTCGGCGAAACCACGGAGCCGGTGATCGGCCTCATCACCGAATGGATGAGCGAGGCTGGACTGCAGGAACGCGCCGCTGACGGCGACATGGGCGGGACCATGCGGCTCGGCGCTTACGAGGCCGAACTGGGCGGCAACAGCCGCGCCGCCAGCATCTACGGGGCCAGCCGCATCGTCGAGCGGCACCGCCACCGGTACGAGGTCAACACGCACTATTTGCCGACGCTGGAAGAGGGCGGGCTGGTCTTTTCCGGCATGTCCCCCGACGGCCGCCTGCCCGAAGTGGTCGAACGGCCCGACCACCCGTGGTTCATCGGGGTTCAGTTCCATCCTGAGCTCAAGAGCCGCCCGTTTGACCCGCACCCGCTGTTCGCCAGCTTCATCGAAGCCGCGGTCAACCAGTCGCGGCTGGTCTAG
- the trxB gene encoding thioredoxin-disulfide reductase: MTNSVSTRLAVLGSGPAGYTAAIYAARAGLSPIVIQGIQPGGQLTTTTDVENYPGFRDVIQGPWLMEEMQAQAEHVGTKIAWDHISSVDLSRRPFVLKGDGGTEYHADALVIATGAQAKWLGLPSEEHMKGRGASACATCDGFFYRGKKVAVIGGGNTAVEEALYLTNHSHDVTLIHRRDSLRAEKILQDRLFANEKINIVWDSEVVEFVGGGDPEALVGLDIRNRNTGEISRIECEGAFVAIGHKPATELFGSQLELDEDGYIKVETGTTNTSIEGVFAAGDVMDKTYRQAVTAAGTGCMAALDAEKYLASMEYEALAAE, from the coding sequence ATGACCAACAGCGTTTCGACCCGCCTCGCGGTGCTTGGCTCCGGCCCCGCCGGCTACACCGCCGCCATCTATGCCGCGCGCGCCGGCCTGTCGCCGATCGTCATCCAGGGCATTCAGCCCGGCGGCCAGCTGACGACCACCACCGATGTCGAAAATTATCCCGGCTTCCGAGACGTCATCCAGGGTCCGTGGCTGATGGAAGAAATGCAGGCGCAGGCCGAACATGTCGGCACCAAGATCGCCTGGGACCATATCTCCAGCGTCGACCTGTCGCGGCGCCCCTTCGTGCTCAAGGGCGACGGCGGCACCGAATATCACGCCGACGCGCTGGTCATCGCGACCGGCGCGCAGGCCAAGTGGCTGGGCCTGCCGTCCGAAGAACATATGAAGGGCAGGGGGGCGTCCGCCTGCGCTACCTGCGACGGCTTTTTCTATCGCGGGAAGAAGGTGGCGGTGATCGGCGGCGGCAACACCGCGGTCGAAGAAGCGCTTTACCTGACCAATCACAGCCACGACGTCACGCTGATCCACCGACGCGACAGCCTGCGCGCCGAAAAGATCCTGCAGGACCGGCTGTTCGCGAACGAAAAGATCAACATCGTGTGGGACAGCGAAGTCGTTGAATTCGTCGGCGGCGGCGATCCCGAAGCGTTGGTCGGGCTCGACATCCGCAACCGCAACACCGGCGAAATCAGCCGCATCGAATGCGAGGGCGCGTTTGTCGCCATCGGCCACAAGCCCGCGACCGAATTGTTCGGCAGCCAGCTGGAACTGGACGAAGACGGCTACATCAAGGTCGAAACCGGGACCACCAACACCAGCATCGAAGGCGTGTTCGCGGCCGGGGACGTGATGGACAAGACCTACCGCCAGGCGGTGACCGCGGCCGGCACCGGCTGCATGGCCGCGCTGGACGCGGAAAAATATCTCGCGTCGATGGAGTATGAGGCGCTGGCCGCCGAGTGA
- the secG gene encoding preprotein translocase subunit SecG translates to MFTFLLIVQTLVAAALVAVILMQRSEGGGLGVGGSSSGFMTARGAADFLTRSTAVLAAIFIALAILLAAIAGVSRDQPTIDTSLARPSAPATSPTGTPLPGQQPTQQQPAEQTPAPAGEQPAVPVQ, encoded by the coding sequence ATGTTCACTTTTCTGTTGATCGTTCAGACCCTTGTCGCCGCCGCTTTGGTGGCCGTCATCCTGATGCAACGCTCCGAAGGCGGCGGGCTTGGCGTCGGCGGCAGCTCGTCGGGCTTCATGACCGCTCGCGGCGCGGCGGACTTCCTCACCCGCTCGACCGCGGTTCTTGCCGCGATCTTCATCGCGCTCGCGATCCTGCTTGCCGCTATTGCCGGCGTCAGCCGCGATCAGCCGACGATCGACACGTCGCTCGCGCGGCCGTCCGCCCCGGCGACGTCGCCCACCGGCACGCCGCTGCCGGGTCAGCAGCCGACGCAGCAACAGCCGGCCGAACAGACGCCGGCGCCGGCCGGCGAACAGCCCGCCGTCCCGGTCCAGTAA
- the tpiA gene encoding triose-phosphate isomerase, which translates to MRRTMLVVGNWKMHGVSGDMPEIEAIAAVARDTASVDSGLCLPATLIERAVRAVPGFPIGAQDLHQADRGAHTGCTSAEMLADAGATMAIVGHSERREAQCESDADVRAKAQAGLAAGLLTILCVGESLDVREAGDAVATVGGQLEASLPAVDDIGRLAVAYEPIWAIGTGKTATAADIGEMHGALRQRLLAVYGDKGAGVRILYGGSVKAANAAEIFAVDDVDGALVGGASLKAADFVPIIEAAALKA; encoded by the coding sequence ATGCGGCGGACGATGTTGGTGGTCGGAAACTGGAAGATGCACGGCGTGTCGGGCGACATGCCGGAAATCGAAGCGATTGCCGCCGTGGCCCGCGATACGGCATCGGTCGATAGCGGCCTGTGCCTGCCCGCGACCCTTATCGAACGCGCCGTTCGGGCGGTCCCTGGCTTTCCGATCGGCGCGCAGGACCTGCACCAGGCGGACCGCGGCGCGCACACCGGCTGCACGTCGGCCGAAATGCTGGCCGATGCCGGCGCGACGATGGCCATCGTCGGTCACAGCGAACGGCGCGAGGCGCAGTGCGAAAGCGATGCCGACGTCCGCGCCAAGGCGCAGGCGGGGCTGGCGGCCGGACTGCTCACCATCCTGTGCGTCGGCGAATCGCTCGACGTGCGCGAAGCCGGCGACGCCGTCGCCACGGTCGGCGGACAGCTGGAAGCCTCGCTTCCGGCGGTTGACGATATCGGCCGGCTCGCCGTCGCCTACGAACCGATCTGGGCGATCGGCACCGGCAAGACCGCGACCGCCGCCGACATCGGCGAAATGCACGGCGCGCTGCGCCAGCGGCTGCTCGCCGTGTACGGCGACAAGGGCGCGGGCGTGCGCATCCTCTATGGCGGATCGGTAAAGGCGGCCAACGCCGCGGAAATCTTCGCGGTCGACGATGTCGATGGCGCGCTGGTCGGCGGCGCCAGCCTCAAGGCGGCGGATTTCGTGCCCATAATCGAGGCCGCGGCGTTGAAAGCCTGA
- a CDS encoding VOC family protein gives MARLDYFELPAADIAGSRRFYEQAFGWSLAEFGPTYAATVTGDTDIGLDADAASQPKAPLPVIQVDDVEPALEAVRSAGGVIVQPIYEFPGGRRFHFRDPAGNELAVWQKAGE, from the coding sequence ATGGCACGGTTGGACTATTTCGAACTTCCCGCGGCCGACATTGCGGGGTCGCGCCGCTTTTACGAGCAGGCATTCGGCTGGTCGCTGGCCGAATTCGGGCCGACCTATGCCGCGACGGTGACCGGCGATACCGACATCGGCCTCGATGCCGACGCGGCCAGCCAGCCGAAGGCGCCCCTGCCCGTCATCCAGGTCGACGACGTCGAACCCGCGCTGGAGGCGGTGCGGTCGGCCGGCGGCGTGATCGTTCAGCCGATCTATGAATTTCCCGGCGGCCGCCGTTTCCACTTTCGCGATCCGGCCGGGAACGAGCTCGCGGTCTGGCAGAAGGCCGGCGAGTAG
- a CDS encoding flavodoxin family protein, producing the protein MKLSAIAINCTLKRGNGESSSTDAMIAVVAKHLREQDVDVGETIRIADHDVKPGVKNDEGDGDEWPAILRKIMAADILIFGTPIWMGQPSSVAKRVLERMDAFLGDATDDGIYPPYGKVAVAAIVGNEDGAHHTAAELFQSLNDVGWTIPAMASCYWVGEAMASKDFKEFDKTPKKVTETAKIVATNAAHLAGLLKGKSYPGAGGSA; encoded by the coding sequence ATGAAGCTGAGCGCCATTGCCATCAATTGCACCCTCAAGCGCGGAAACGGCGAAAGCTCGTCGACCGACGCGATGATCGCCGTCGTGGCGAAGCATCTGCGCGAGCAGGACGTCGATGTCGGCGAGACCATCCGCATTGCCGACCACGACGTGAAGCCGGGCGTGAAGAACGACGAGGGCGATGGCGACGAATGGCCGGCGATCCTCAGGAAGATCATGGCCGCCGACATCCTTATCTTCGGCACGCCGATCTGGATGGGCCAGCCGTCGAGCGTGGCCAAGCGCGTGCTGGAGCGGATGGACGCCTTCCTTGGCGATGCCACCGACGACGGCATCTACCCGCCCTATGGCAAAGTCGCGGTGGCGGCGATCGTCGGCAACGAGGACGGCGCGCACCATACGGCGGCCGAGCTGTTCCAGTCGCTCAACGATGTCGGCTGGACGATCCCGGCGATGGCATCCTGTTACTGGGTCGGCGAGGCGATGGCGTCGAAGGATTTCAAGGAGTTCGACAAGACTCCAAAGAAAGTGACCGAAACGGCCAAAATCGTCGCCACCAATGCGGCGCACCTGGCGGGGCTGCTGAAAGGCAAATCCTATCCCGGAGCCGGCGGCAGCGCCTAG